The Aedes aegypti strain LVP_AGWG chromosome 3, AaegL5.0 Primary Assembly, whole genome shotgun sequence genome contains a region encoding:
- the LOC5568499 gene encoding serine/threonine-protein phosphatase Pgam5, mitochondrial isoform X1, translated as MGSWLRMRKVATMAAAAAGGAAGFWYVQRNYDERKVLNSWTTSFEPSTCAKWDFNWDHRDPKSLVKPASDLSDPVAQNRFNEKLDKKRSRVVRHLILVRHGQYNMDGRTDLERYLTEKGRKQAAISGERLKDLGIEFDKIIRSTMTRAQETAKIMSASLPELKMHDDSLLEEGAPVPPEPPVGHWRPEASQFFEDGARIEAAFRKYFHRAEPEQKQDSYTLIVCHANVIRYFVCRALQLPPEAWLRISLGHASLTWVSILDDGRVTLRTLGETGHMPRDMLSR; from the exons ATGGGATCCTGGTTGCGAATGCGTAAAGTGGCAACGATGGCTGCGGCCGCGGCTGGAGGCGCCGCCGGTTTTTGGTACGTCCAACGGAACTACGACGAACGGAAGGTCCTCAACTCTTGGACCACTAGCTTCGAACCTTCGACTTGCGCTAAATGGGACTTCAATTGGGACCA TCGTGACCCCAAAAGCTTAGTGAAACCTGCGTCCGATTTGTCGGATCCCGTCGCGCAGAACCGTTTCAATGAAAAGTTGGACAAGAAACGTTCCAGAGTCGTACGGCATTTGATTTTGGTGCGACATGGCCAGTATAACATGGATGGCCGAACGGATCTGGAGAGGTATCTTACGGAAAAGGGTCGGAAGCAGGCGGCCATTAGTGGGGAACGTTTGAAAGATTTGGGAATTGAGTTCGATAAAATCATCCGGTCGACAATGACCCGGGCTCAGGAGACTGCCAAGATTATGTCCGCTTCACTGCCGGAGCTGAAGATGCATGACGATTCTCTGCTGGAGGAGGGAGCGCCGGTTCCTCCGGAGCCACCGGTTGGCCATTGGCGTCCGGAAGCTTCG CAGTTCTTCGAGGACGGAGCACGTATCGAAGCCGCCTTTCGGAAGTATTTCCACCGGGCCGAGCCGGAACAGAAGCAAGATAGTTACACTTTGATCGTGTGTCATGCCAATGTTATCAGGTACTTTGTGTGTCGAGCGCTGCAGCTGCCACCGGAGGCCTGGCTTAGGATTTCCCTTGGCCATGCGTCGCTAACGTGGGTCTCGATCTTGGATGATGGGAGAGTTACTCTGCGGACACTTGGCGAGACCGGACATATGCCTAGGGATATGCTGAGCAGGTAA
- the LOC5568499 gene encoding serine/threonine-protein phosphatase Pgam5, mitochondrial isoform X2, with amino-acid sequence MGSWLRMRKVATMAAAAAGGAAGFWYVQRNYDERKVLNSWTTSFEPSTCAKWDFNWDHRDPKSLVKPASDLSDPVAQNRFNEKLDKKRSRVVRHLILVRHGQYNMDGRTDLERYLTEKGRKQAAISGERLKDLGIEFDKIIRSTMTRAQETAKIMSASLPELKMHDDSLLEEGAPVPPEPPVGHWRPEASFFEDGARIEAAFRKYFHRAEPEQKQDSYTLIVCHANVIRYFVCRALQLPPEAWLRISLGHASLTWVSILDDGRVTLRTLGETGHMPRDMLSR; translated from the exons ATGGGATCCTGGTTGCGAATGCGTAAAGTGGCAACGATGGCTGCGGCCGCGGCTGGAGGCGCCGCCGGTTTTTGGTACGTCCAACGGAACTACGACGAACGGAAGGTCCTCAACTCTTGGACCACTAGCTTCGAACCTTCGACTTGCGCTAAATGGGACTTCAATTGGGACCA TCGTGACCCCAAAAGCTTAGTGAAACCTGCGTCCGATTTGTCGGATCCCGTCGCGCAGAACCGTTTCAATGAAAAGTTGGACAAGAAACGTTCCAGAGTCGTACGGCATTTGATTTTGGTGCGACATGGCCAGTATAACATGGATGGCCGAACGGATCTGGAGAGGTATCTTACGGAAAAGGGTCGGAAGCAGGCGGCCATTAGTGGGGAACGTTTGAAAGATTTGGGAATTGAGTTCGATAAAATCATCCGGTCGACAATGACCCGGGCTCAGGAGACTGCCAAGATTATGTCCGCTTCACTGCCGGAGCTGAAGATGCATGACGATTCTCTGCTGGAGGAGGGAGCGCCGGTTCCTCCGGAGCCACCGGTTGGCCATTGGCGTCCGGAAGCTTCG TTCTTCGAGGACGGAGCACGTATCGAAGCCGCCTTTCGGAAGTATTTCCACCGGGCCGAGCCGGAACAGAAGCAAGATAGTTACACTTTGATCGTGTGTCATGCCAATGTTATCAGGTACTTTGTGTGTCGAGCGCTGCAGCTGCCACCGGAGGCCTGGCTTAGGATTTCCCTTGGCCATGCGTCGCTAACGTGGGTCTCGATCTTGGATGATGGGAGAGTTACTCTGCGGACACTTGGCGAGACCGGACATATGCCTAGGGATATGCTGAGCAGGTAA